In the Deinococcus ficus genome, one interval contains:
- the pruA gene encoding L-glutamate gamma-semialdehyde dehydrogenase, which translates to MIRVQEYRPQAFTNFTKEENVKAYQEALAKVRQEIVGKHYPLIIDGQKVDTAERMVSLNPCDTDEVVGTTAAATKEHVDQAIAGAWKAFESWKKWDMDARARILLKASAILKRRRLEACAIMSIEAGKNYAEADVEVAEAIDFLEYYARSAMKYAHFGSAETTWFEGEENGLMWIPLGVGVSISPWNFPAAIFLGMLAAPIVVGNCMVVKPADNAGVIAGFIADIMLEAGLPAGVLQFLPGHGSEIGDAMTGHPKTRFITFTGSVPVGLRIHEVAAKVQPGQKWIKRTVMELGGKDALIVDETADIENAVTSAVQSAFGFNGQKCSAMSRLIVVDDVYDEVVGKVVERAGKLTMGTGEENANVTAVISQKAFKSISEYQKVGAGEGKVLLGGEAPGEHNGKKGNYIQPTIIGDVDRNARISQEEIFGPVVAVFRAKDWQDALDIANSTVYGLTGGVCSNSRERLEEAREKFEVGNLYFNRKITGAIVGVQPFGGYNMSGTDSKAGGPDYLSNFMQLKTVTERW; encoded by the coding sequence ATGATTCGAGTTCAGGAATACCGTCCGCAGGCGTTTACCAATTTCACGAAGGAGGAGAACGTCAAGGCGTACCAGGAGGCGCTGGCGAAGGTCCGGCAGGAGATCGTCGGGAAGCATTACCCGCTGATCATCGATGGGCAGAAGGTGGACACGGCCGAGCGCATGGTGTCGCTGAACCCGTGTGATACGGACGAGGTGGTGGGCACCACGGCCGCCGCGACGAAGGAGCACGTGGATCAGGCGATCGCGGGCGCTTGGAAGGCGTTCGAGAGCTGGAAGAAGTGGGACATGGACGCCCGGGCCCGCATCCTGCTGAAGGCCAGCGCGATCCTGAAGCGCCGCCGTCTGGAGGCGTGCGCGATCATGAGCATCGAGGCCGGGAAGAACTACGCGGAAGCGGACGTGGAGGTGGCGGAAGCCATCGACTTCCTGGAGTACTACGCCCGGAGCGCGATGAAGTACGCGCACTTCGGCAGCGCGGAAACCACGTGGTTCGAGGGTGAGGAAAACGGCCTGATGTGGATTCCGCTGGGCGTGGGCGTGAGCATCAGCCCGTGGAACTTCCCGGCGGCGATCTTCCTGGGCATGCTGGCCGCGCCGATCGTGGTGGGCAACTGTATGGTGGTCAAGCCGGCGGACAACGCGGGCGTGATCGCCGGGTTCATCGCGGACATCATGCTGGAGGCGGGTCTGCCGGCGGGCGTGCTGCAGTTCCTGCCGGGGCACGGCAGTGAGATCGGGGATGCCATGACCGGGCACCCGAAGACGCGGTTCATCACGTTCACGGGGAGCGTGCCGGTGGGCCTGCGCATTCACGAGGTGGCGGCGAAGGTGCAGCCCGGGCAGAAGTGGATCAAGCGCACGGTGATGGAACTGGGCGGCAAGGACGCCCTGATCGTGGACGAGACGGCCGACATCGAGAACGCGGTGACGAGCGCGGTGCAGAGTGCGTTCGGGTTCAACGGGCAGAAGTGCAGCGCGATGAGCCGCCTGATCGTGGTGGACGACGTGTACGACGAGGTGGTCGGGAAGGTCGTGGAGCGCGCGGGCAAGCTGACCATGGGCACCGGTGAGGAGAACGCGAACGTCACGGCCGTGATCAGCCAGAAGGCGTTCAAGTCCATCAGCGAGTACCAGAAGGTCGGTGCTGGCGAGGGCAAGGTGCTGCTGGGCGGCGAGGCTCCCGGCGAGCACAACGGGAAGAAGGGCAACTACATCCAGCCGACCATCATCGGGGATGTGGACCGGAACGCGCGCATCTCGCAGGAGGAGATTTTCGGGCCGGTGGTGGCGGTGTTCCGCGCCAAGGACTGGCAGGACGCGCTGGACATCGCCAACAGCACCGTGTACGGCCTGACGGGCGGGGTGTGCAGTAACAGCCGGGAGCGTCTGGAGGAGGCGCGGGAGAAGTTCGAGGTGGGGAACCTGTACTTCAACCGCAAGATCACCGGGGCGATCGTGGGTGTGCAGCCGTTCGGCGGGTACAACATGAGCGGCACGGACAGCAAGGCGGGCGGCCCGGACTACCTGTCGAACTTCATGCAGCTGAAGACGGTCACTGAGCGCTGGTAA
- a CDS encoding S8 family serine peptidase, translated as MKHTRTLIAATLALTLASCGQQPTAPVAALPTPGADSQAEVIPGAYLVGFKQDALSAQNLTEQAAMQAQAITAAGGIMTSQWADISAAAVKLDASALAKLQGNPMVEYVEPDLVRHALGFKSGVTDAAASRPALSSQGLSAQALYTASGETTWGDNALRVPELQAKNYTGAGVAVCIGDTGIDGNHPEFQRKLKGFKNFTGELNRDSAYALNDLSHHGTHVAGTVFAQYGSGTGASGLQSGMDPNGVGGVATGANLYMARVLGDTGSGSSSAIINGVNWCAAQLQSQGGTEAKVVISLSLGGGRASKTEQRAYTSVWQKGALTIAATGNDGAAVSYPAAYTEVVGIGAVDSNLTKADFSNFGTQVDLVGPGVDVISSVPLGQGTRALASGGGVNFSDVQAADLTGKGTVNGTIVAGGGTNNEFCGVGARNSALSGNIALISRGTCSFEEKVANAVGSGATAVMIYNNAAGSLGMSLTNQYNVPVVGLLQADGQALLGKLPTTGSVTVGAADYESYNGTSMATPHVSAAAAVVWAAKPTLTNTQLLNLLTNTAKDLGTAGKDNNFGYGLVDPYKAITGL; from the coding sequence ATGAAGCACACCCGCACCCTGATCGCCGCCACCCTGGCCCTCACCCTCGCGTCCTGCGGTCAGCAGCCCACCGCGCCCGTCGCCGCGCTGCCCACCCCCGGCGCAGACAGCCAGGCCGAGGTGATCCCCGGCGCGTACCTGGTCGGCTTCAAGCAGGACGCCCTGAGCGCCCAGAACCTCACCGAGCAGGCCGCCATGCAGGCCCAGGCGATCACTGCCGCCGGCGGCATCATGACCAGCCAGTGGGCGGACATCAGCGCCGCCGCCGTCAAACTGGACGCCAGCGCCCTGGCGAAACTGCAGGGCAACCCCATGGTCGAGTACGTGGAACCCGACCTCGTCCGCCACGCGCTGGGCTTCAAGAGCGGCGTGACCGACGCGGCCGCCAGCCGCCCCGCCCTGAGCAGCCAGGGCCTCAGCGCCCAGGCGCTGTACACCGCCAGCGGTGAGACCACCTGGGGCGACAACGCCCTGCGCGTGCCTGAACTTCAGGCGAAAAACTACACGGGTGCGGGCGTGGCCGTGTGCATCGGCGACACCGGCATCGACGGCAACCATCCTGAGTTCCAGCGCAAGCTCAAGGGCTTCAAGAACTTCACCGGTGAGCTCAACCGTGACAGCGCCTACGCCCTGAACGACCTGTCCCACCACGGCACGCACGTAGCCGGCACCGTCTTCGCGCAGTACGGCTCGGGCACCGGCGCGAGCGGCCTGCAGAGCGGCATGGACCCCAACGGCGTGGGCGGCGTGGCGACGGGCGCGAACCTGTACATGGCCCGCGTGCTGGGCGACACCGGCTCCGGCAGCAGCAGCGCCATCATCAACGGCGTGAACTGGTGCGCCGCGCAGCTCCAGAGCCAGGGCGGCACCGAAGCGAAGGTCGTCATCAGCCTGAGCCTCGGCGGCGGCCGGGCCAGCAAGACCGAGCAGCGCGCCTACACCAGCGTCTGGCAGAAGGGCGCCCTGACCATCGCCGCCACCGGCAACGACGGCGCGGCCGTGTCCTACCCCGCCGCGTACACCGAAGTGGTCGGGATCGGCGCCGTGGACAGCAACCTCACCAAGGCGGACTTCAGTAACTTCGGCACGCAGGTGGACCTCGTCGGCCCCGGCGTGGACGTGATCAGCAGCGTGCCGCTGGGCCAGGGCACCCGCGCGCTGGCCTCCGGCGGCGGCGTGAACTTCAGTGACGTGCAGGCGGCCGACCTGACCGGCAAGGGCACCGTGAACGGCACCATCGTCGCGGGCGGCGGCACGAACAACGAGTTCTGCGGCGTGGGTGCCCGCAACAGCGCCCTGAGCGGCAACATCGCCCTGATCAGCCGCGGCACCTGCTCCTTCGAGGAGAAGGTCGCCAACGCTGTCGGCAGCGGCGCCACGGCCGTCATGATCTACAACAACGCGGCCGGCTCCCTCGGCATGAGCCTCACCAACCAGTACAACGTGCCGGTCGTGGGTCTCCTCCAGGCCGACGGGCAGGCCCTGCTGGGCAAACTCCCCACCACCGGGAGCGTCACCGTGGGCGCCGCCGACTACGAGTCCTACAACGGCACCAGCATGGCCACCCCGCACGTGAGCGCCGCCGCAGCCGTGGTGTGGGCCGCCAAGCCCACCCTGACCAACACCCAGTTGCTGAACCTGCTGACGAACACCGCCAAGGACCTGGGCACCGCCGGCAAGGACAACAACTTCGGCTACGGCCTGGTGGACCCCTACAAGGCCATCACCGGACTGTAA
- a CDS encoding phosphoribosyltransferase family protein produces the protein MNTHQVQVGGVTRDLPIVPVSDTVSVALFNMLGDTEVTEAAGKALAARLPADVNVLVTPEVKALSLAHVISRESGKPYIVIRKTQKPYMVEPVMREVVSITTGKPQLLVLDGFDVSKVKGHKVAIVDDVVSSGGTLHSLRQIIEEVGGEVAAILAVFTEGDERPEVTALGHLPLFKNS, from the coding sequence GTGAACACGCATCAAGTTCAGGTGGGCGGTGTCACCCGCGACCTGCCCATCGTCCCCGTCTCCGACACCGTCAGCGTCGCCCTGTTCAACATGCTGGGCGACACCGAAGTCACCGAGGCTGCCGGCAAGGCCCTCGCCGCCCGGCTCCCCGCCGACGTCAACGTGCTCGTCACCCCCGAGGTCAAGGCCCTGTCCCTGGCGCACGTCATCAGCCGGGAAAGCGGCAAGCCGTACATCGTGATCCGCAAGACCCAGAAGCCCTACATGGTCGAGCCGGTCATGCGCGAGGTGGTCAGCATCACCACCGGCAAACCGCAGCTGCTCGTCCTCGACGGCTTCGATGTCAGCAAGGTCAAGGGCCACAAGGTCGCCATCGTGGACGACGTCGTGTCCAGCGGCGGTACCCTGCACTCCCTGCGCCAGATCATCGAGGAAGTCGGCGGGGAAGTCGCCGCGATTCTCGCCGTGTTCACCGAGGGCGACGAACGCCCCGAGGTCACCGCGCTTGGCCACCTTCCCCTCTTCAAGAACAGCTGA
- a CDS encoding DUF4395 domain-containing protein, giving the protein MTALPSSPRVAPRTDQSALRFNAITVVFVTLLAVILTLPALSLALGAAMLLGAVVPEFSPLRAAYRRLGPALGLHPDVVDEDPRAHHFAQGVGGSFLLASGLATLGGLTVLGAALGLIVIALAALNLTQRICVGCLMYFQFRRLRYVLLHR; this is encoded by the coding sequence ATGACTGCCCTGCCCTCCTCCCCGCGGGTGGCGCCCCGCACCGACCAGAGCGCCCTGCGTTTCAACGCCATCACCGTGGTGTTCGTGACCCTGCTGGCCGTGATCCTCACGCTTCCCGCCCTGAGCCTCGCCCTCGGCGCGGCCATGCTGCTGGGCGCCGTGGTGCCTGAATTCTCTCCCCTGCGCGCCGCGTACCGCCGCCTGGGCCCGGCGCTCGGCCTGCACCCGGACGTGGTGGACGAGGACCCCCGCGCGCACCACTTCGCGCAGGGCGTGGGCGGCAGCTTCCTGCTGGCCTCAGGCCTTGCGACGCTGGGCGGCCTGACCGTCCTGGGCGCCGCGCTGGGCCTGATCGTGATCGCGCTGGCCGCCCTGAACCTCACGCAACGCATCTGCGTGGGCTGCCTGATGTACTTCCAGTTCCGCCGCCTGCGCTACGTCCTGCTGCACCGCTGA
- a CDS encoding Atu2307/SP_0267 family LLM class monooxygenase — MTPSPTPHFELGIASFGDFTPDPATGAQVSPQQRMKDLLEEIELADQVGLDVFALGEHHRPDYLISSPATVLAAAATLTKNVRLSSAVTVLSTDDPVRVFQQFATLDLISGGRAEIMAGRGSFSESFPLFMGDAPIDYDGLFRERLDLLLTLREHTHVTWKGQTRPSLHGEGVYPRPLQDPLPVWLAIGGTPNSARRAGTLGLPLALAIIGGLPEQFRGLIDLYRASGQAAGFGPDRLKVSINSHGLIADDSRVAADTMFPVHKAVFEKLGQERGWRNAVTRDAFERDRSLRGAYFTGDPQEVADKILYQHEVFGHDRFTLQNGGGTLPHAVVMRSIELLGTQVAPVVRAEIARRTGAAE, encoded by the coding sequence ATGACGCCCTCCCCCACCCCGCACTTTGAGCTGGGCATCGCCAGCTTCGGCGACTTCACCCCCGACCCCGCCACCGGCGCGCAGGTCAGCCCACAACAGCGCATGAAGGACCTGCTGGAGGAGATCGAACTGGCCGACCAGGTGGGCCTGGACGTGTTCGCGTTGGGCGAGCACCACCGCCCGGACTACCTGATCTCCAGCCCCGCCACCGTGCTGGCCGCCGCCGCTACCCTCACGAAGAATGTCCGCCTCAGCAGTGCCGTGACGGTCCTGAGCACCGACGACCCGGTCCGGGTGTTCCAGCAGTTCGCCACGCTGGACCTGATCAGCGGCGGCCGCGCCGAGATCATGGCCGGGCGGGGGTCGTTCAGCGAATCCTTCCCGCTGTTCATGGGGGATGCCCCCATTGATTACGACGGCCTGTTCCGGGAGCGGCTGGACCTGCTGCTGACCCTGCGGGAGCACACGCACGTCACCTGGAAAGGCCAGACCCGCCCGTCCCTGCACGGCGAGGGCGTGTATCCCCGGCCCCTGCAGGACCCGCTGCCGGTATGGCTCGCCATCGGCGGCACGCCCAACAGCGCCCGGCGCGCCGGCACGCTGGGCCTGCCACTGGCCCTGGCGATCATCGGCGGGCTGCCCGAACAGTTCCGCGGGCTGATCGACCTGTACCGCGCGTCCGGGCAGGCGGCCGGGTTCGGCCCGGACCGCCTGAAGGTCAGCATCAACAGCCACGGCCTGATCGCCGACGATTCCCGCGTGGCTGCCGACACCATGTTCCCGGTCCACAAGGCGGTGTTCGAGAAGCTGGGCCAGGAGCGCGGCTGGCGCAACGCCGTGACGCGCGACGCGTTCGAACGGGACCGCAGCCTGCGCGGCGCGTACTTCACCGGCGACCCGCAGGAAGTCGCCGACAAGATCCTCTACCAGCACGAGGTGTTCGGGCACGACCGCTTCACCCTTCAGAACGGCGGGGGCACGCTGCCGCACGCGGTCGTGATGCGGTCCATCGAGCTGCTGGGCACGCAGGTCGCCCCGGTCGTCCGG